A single region of the Acidobacteriota bacterium genome encodes:
- a CDS encoding pentapeptide repeat-containing protein: protein MRNELGILVLLVLIPEADIPAQQNKTWSGRNLTGADLSGQDLRGSDFRDADLTRATLMRADLREANLTGGS from the coding sequence ATGAGAAACGAGTTGGGGATCTTGGTCCTTCTAGTCCTAATTCCAGAGGCGGATATCCCGGCGCAACAGAACAAGACCTGGTCTGGCCGAAACCTGACAGGAGCTGATCTGAGCGGCCAAGATTTGCGCGGCTCCGATTTCCGGGACGCGGACCTCACGAGGGCAACCCTGATGCGGGCGGATCTCAGGGAGGCGAATCTAACGGGAGGGAGCTAG
- a CDS encoding polymer-forming cytoskeletal protein → MKSERPPARALREQSGQRTVVGATITIKGEVSGGQDLLVLGRIEGRISLPGCNITVGQGAWVKANLVGKRIRVDGAVEGHLQGEEKIHVTGCVQGDLFAPQLVLENGCRYRGTVDTGV, encoded by the coding sequence ATGAAATCTGAACGCCCGCCCGCCCGTGCGCTTAGGGAACAATCCGGGCAACGAACTGTTGTGGGAGCCACCATCACCATCAAGGGGGAGGTGAGTGGAGGTCAGGATCTACTCGTCTTGGGTCGGATCGAAGGTCGCATATCGCTTCCCGGATGCAACATCACCGTGGGACAGGGAGCCTGGGTCAAGGCCAACTTGGTAGGAAAACGGATTCGGGTCGACGGCGCTGTGGAAGGGCACCTTCAGGGCGAAGAGAAGATCCACGTGACCGGTTGCGTCCAGGGCGACCTGTTCGCTCCCCAATTGGTTCTGGAAAACGGGTGCCGATATCGTGGCACCGTCGACACGGGAGTTTAA